A stretch of Microbacterium sp. 4R-513 DNA encodes these proteins:
- a CDS encoding FUSC family protein produces the protein MAVVVGAVAGLNIVIGSLVAPFPVAAVVTIFALCVAAAVLVADPNRHLAPLILMLGMPLLGVGLSEPPATALSAGALLLLGSIYGWLVSLIWPDRPGIQRPAKAAVPRRVMLAYGIQIGIAGAAGAALGFALDVDHPGWACAAALLISRPDRALLDARSIGRILSVFLGATAACVVAAFHPSNAVFAAVVLVVIAGAAGTAGSRWYVLPFFTTLLVLSMLIGDETESATHWFLERVALTLAGAALAVLAAWVVPRVMAVPGSTAVGSQKSNSDQSSGT, from the coding sequence GTGGCGGTCGTCGTCGGCGCTGTAGCAGGGCTGAACATCGTGATCGGCTCGCTGGTGGCGCCTTTCCCGGTCGCGGCGGTGGTGACGATCTTCGCCCTCTGCGTGGCCGCGGCGGTGCTCGTCGCCGACCCGAACCGCCACCTGGCCCCCCTCATCCTCATGCTCGGGATGCCGCTGCTCGGCGTCGGGCTCTCGGAGCCGCCGGCGACCGCACTCTCAGCCGGGGCTCTCCTCCTGCTCGGTTCGATCTATGGCTGGCTGGTTTCGTTGATCTGGCCCGACCGTCCTGGGATACAACGGCCGGCGAAAGCCGCGGTGCCGCGGCGGGTGATGCTCGCCTACGGCATACAGATCGGCATCGCCGGCGCGGCCGGCGCCGCGCTCGGTTTCGCGCTCGACGTCGATCACCCCGGGTGGGCGTGCGCTGCGGCGCTGTTGATCAGCCGACCCGACCGGGCCCTCCTCGACGCCCGCAGCATCGGCCGCATTCTGTCGGTATTCCTCGGTGCCACGGCGGCCTGTGTCGTCGCGGCGTTCCATCCGTCGAATGCGGTGTTCGCTGCGGTCGTGCTCGTGGTCATCGCCGGAGCCGCAGGCACCGCAGGAAGCCGCTGGTACGTGCTGCCATTCTTCACCACACTCCTGGTGCTGTCGATGCTCATCGGGGACGAGACCGAGTCCGCGACGCACTGGTTCCTGGAGCGCGTCGCGCTCACTCTCGCCGGGGCTGCGCTCGCGGTGCTTGCCGCGTGGGTGGTTCCGCGCGTCATGGCCGTGCCCGGGTCGACGGCGGTCGGCTCTCAGAAGTCGAACTCAGACCAGTCCTCCGGAACCTGA
- a CDS encoding DUF2461 domain-containing protein, protein MDLVVGFERLDRDAVSSYAELRTDNTKTWWTANKARYDTAVRGPFEALGAELEPEFGAVKIFRPYRDVRFSADKTPYKLHIGMVTQVTVAHYLQLSEEGLMVGGGMYDVPPTALARFREAVDDPRSAEDLESLLGEPSSAGFELSRDDALKTSPRGYRAEVNLHGCTGDAASTPTTVAQGRTVHEVTSPDVT, encoded by the coding sequence ATGGACCTCGTGGTGGGATTCGAACGACTCGATCGCGACGCCGTCTCGTCCTACGCCGAGCTTCGCACCGACAACACGAAGACATGGTGGACGGCCAACAAAGCTCGGTACGACACGGCCGTGCGCGGGCCGTTCGAAGCGCTCGGGGCGGAGCTCGAGCCCGAGTTCGGTGCGGTGAAGATCTTCCGCCCGTATCGCGACGTGCGCTTCAGCGCCGACAAGACGCCCTACAAGCTGCACATCGGCATGGTCACGCAAGTGACGGTGGCCCACTACCTGCAGCTGAGCGAAGAGGGCTTGATGGTGGGTGGCGGGATGTACGACGTGCCGCCCACGGCGCTGGCCCGCTTCCGGGAAGCCGTCGACGACCCGCGGAGCGCTGAGGACCTGGAGTCGCTCCTGGGCGAGCCGAGCAGCGCGGGCTTCGAGCTCTCCCGCGACGACGCCCTCAAGACCTCACCCCGCGGTTACCGCGCCGAGGTCAACCTTCACGGCTGCACTGGCGACGCTGCGTCGACGCCGACGACGGTGGCCCAGGGACGCACCGTCCACGAAGTGACGAGCCCCGACGTGACATAG
- a CDS encoding diguanylate cyclase: MLQLTGFSDGLVQVAGVNPLAAHWSHSSRPTDAVALLSGQVLMVRSPDDAEAHLPGVGISDIYRAGGIHTAIASPMRSHGESIGSMICYFDHSREFDEEAVPLAEALSSQAAQAIGRIHLEETLRRAAMHDEVTGLPNRRLVEEDVTRTLLDGYTALSVIFIDLGGCKAVNDLLGHAAGDALLREVGHRLRSVIRDTDVRGRFGADGERRRAL, from the coding sequence GTGCTTCAGCTCACCGGGTTCTCGGACGGGCTGGTCCAGGTCGCCGGCGTCAACCCGCTCGCGGCGCACTGGTCCCACAGTTCCCGGCCGACCGATGCCGTCGCGCTTCTCAGCGGCCAAGTGCTGATGGTCCGCAGCCCGGACGACGCCGAGGCCCACCTGCCCGGGGTCGGGATCAGCGACATCTATCGTGCGGGCGGGATCCATACCGCGATCGCCTCGCCGATGCGCTCGCATGGGGAATCGATCGGCTCGATGATCTGCTACTTCGACCACTCGCGCGAGTTCGATGAGGAGGCCGTGCCGCTCGCCGAGGCGCTGTCCAGTCAGGCCGCGCAGGCGATCGGCCGGATCCACCTCGAGGAGACTCTGCGCCGCGCGGCGATGCACGACGAGGTGACCGGTCTCCCGAACCGTCGACTGGTTGAGGAAGACGTCACGCGCACCTTGCTGGACGGGTACACGGCGCTGAGTGTCATCTTCATCGACCTGGGCGGGTGCAAGGCGGTGAACGATCTGCTCGGTCATGCGGCTGGTGACGCGCTCTTGCGGGAGGTCGGTCACCGTCTGCGCAGTGTGATCCGCGACACCGACGTGCGGGGCAGATTCGGCGCCGACGGGGAACGACGACGCGCCTTGTGA
- a CDS encoding FAD-dependent oxidoreductase codes for MQTHDVFVIGAGLAGLRCAVELAARGREVVVLEAADRVGGRQRTDRVDDFTLDRGFHVLNTAYPAVRASVDVDRLGVRAFPTAVRVRRTDGTMATLGHPLRHPNLVPATLASGFVTRRDLAGLLRWLGPIALRPGVAVTRPDGTIGKGWDAAGLTGPLRTEVLSPFFSGILADASESTSNTYVRLLARSFLPAGAGLPRDGIGALPRALASRARAAGADIRVGRAVSRLRRRENRWEVRALGEGRLLARDVVVAVGAESLDVLMDVPVPATRGLQTWWFAAEEPPVSAIITVDGTREGPIVNSLAISATIPEAAPRGRHLIQATCLWAPDRAAPEPEVRAQLTRLWGRASASWELLRRDDIPHALPALPPPMRRPSPARIGDGLHIAGDHRETPSIQGALLSGMRAARSVLEGG; via the coding sequence ATGCAGACGCACGACGTGTTCGTGATCGGCGCCGGGCTTGCGGGCCTTCGATGCGCCGTGGAACTGGCGGCGCGTGGCCGTGAGGTGGTGGTGCTGGAGGCCGCCGATCGTGTCGGCGGACGCCAGCGCACCGATCGGGTGGACGACTTCACACTGGACCGCGGGTTCCACGTCCTCAACACCGCCTATCCGGCCGTCCGGGCCTCGGTGGATGTCGACCGCCTCGGCGTGCGGGCGTTCCCGACCGCGGTCCGGGTGCGCCGCACCGACGGCACGATGGCGACGCTCGGGCACCCGCTGCGGCATCCGAACCTGGTCCCGGCGACGCTCGCGAGTGGTTTCGTGACCAGGCGTGACCTCGCCGGGCTCCTGCGGTGGCTGGGCCCGATCGCCCTGCGTCCCGGTGTCGCGGTGACGCGCCCGGACGGCACCATCGGTAAGGGGTGGGATGCCGCAGGCCTGACCGGACCGTTGCGCACCGAGGTGCTGTCGCCGTTCTTCTCGGGCATTCTGGCGGACGCGTCGGAATCGACGTCGAACACCTACGTGCGCCTCCTCGCCCGATCGTTCCTGCCGGCGGGTGCGGGGCTGCCCCGAGACGGCATCGGCGCGCTCCCGAGGGCCCTTGCCTCGCGCGCTCGCGCGGCGGGAGCGGATATCAGGGTCGGCCGTGCCGTGAGTCGACTGCGGCGGCGCGAGAATCGGTGGGAGGTCCGCGCGCTCGGCGAGGGACGCCTGCTCGCCCGCGACGTCGTCGTCGCGGTCGGCGCGGAGTCTCTCGACGTGCTCATGGACGTGCCGGTGCCCGCCACGCGGGGATTGCAGACGTGGTGGTTCGCGGCCGAGGAGCCCCCGGTATCCGCGATCATCACCGTCGACGGCACCCGCGAGGGTCCGATCGTCAACTCGCTCGCGATCTCGGCCACGATTCCGGAGGCGGCGCCCCGCGGTCGCCACCTCATCCAGGCGACATGTCTGTGGGCCCCGGATCGCGCGGCGCCCGAGCCCGAGGTGCGCGCCCAGCTCACGCGATTGTGGGGCCGCGCCTCGGCGTCGTGGGAGCTCCTGCGGCGCGACGACATCCCGCACGCTCTCCCCGCGCTGCCCCCGCCCATGCGGCGCCCGTCGCCCGCACGCATCGGCGACGGACTGCACATCGCCGGCGATCACCGGGAGACACCTTCTATTCAAGGGGCGCTGCTCTCGGGGATGCGGGCGGCGAGGTCCGTGCTCGAGGGCGGATGA
- a CDS encoding YciI-like protein — MTHAVLQYSYRDDYLEARESYRSAHLALAWAAVERGDLVLGGAVGTGPYEGLLVFKGENAVERASDFASADPYVTSGLVTSWTVRPWATVVGVDAASPVQP; from the coding sequence ATGACGCACGCAGTCCTTCAGTACAGCTATCGCGACGACTACCTGGAAGCCCGCGAGTCGTATCGGTCTGCGCATCTCGCACTCGCATGGGCAGCGGTCGAACGCGGTGATCTGGTTCTCGGCGGCGCGGTAGGAACGGGTCCGTACGAAGGCCTACTGGTCTTCAAGGGCGAGAACGCGGTGGAGCGGGCCTCCGACTTCGCGTCCGCCGATCCCTATGTCACGTCGGGGCTCGTCACTTCGTGGACGGTGCGTCCCTGGGCCACCGTCGTCGGCGTCGACGCAGCGTCGCCAGTGCAGCCGTGA
- a CDS encoding carboxylesterase/lipase family protein, with protein MRSLIGRRRRHDDETVDVRVAGGVVRGVRERGLLAWRGIPYAAPPVGSLRFAGPADVVPWAGTRDAFGFGPAAPQAFRNPLIHPPSAVVAADEDCLTVNVHAPVWDDHGSTPLPVMVYIHGGGYSVGSSRDFSGQGEGFVRDGRVVYVSFNYRLGPLGYLDFSRYSTRDRSFASNLGLRDQVALLKWVRENIGAFGGDAENVTVFGASAGGNAVTTLMATPSARGLFARAIAQSPPPGAVYPSSMSRRWAGEYVQILRQMLESRASRDTRGSPEEPPALRSAHQLLLAASPSDLVAACTALQIRTPDAYPGTFCLAPVIDGDFLPQHPMRAFRDGTAHRVPIIIGTNNREGAIFRGRVDILPRTPPRIEALFARAPAGSAPRMHIAYPGLPARRAAADFGGDFGFWFPSTRVADYHSRFAPTWAYRFDMAPRLLKILGLDATHGVEMFALFARTDLTMARIITGFGGAEEYAAAGRRMRTMWLRFAAGAPPAETWPPYCEPDRSTLIIDVTDRVEKDPRDERRRAWEQFQPDTAG; from the coding sequence GTGCGATCGTTGATCGGTCGCCGCCGGCGGCACGACGACGAGACCGTCGACGTGCGGGTCGCCGGCGGCGTGGTGCGCGGCGTGCGGGAACGCGGGCTGCTCGCCTGGCGCGGGATCCCGTATGCGGCGCCTCCCGTGGGATCGCTACGATTCGCGGGTCCTGCCGATGTGGTGCCGTGGGCGGGCACGCGCGACGCCTTCGGTTTCGGTCCGGCTGCTCCGCAGGCGTTCCGCAATCCGCTCATCCATCCGCCGTCGGCAGTGGTCGCTGCGGACGAGGACTGCCTGACGGTGAACGTCCACGCGCCCGTGTGGGACGATCACGGTTCCACCCCTCTGCCGGTCATGGTGTACATCCACGGCGGCGGTTACAGCGTCGGGTCGTCCCGCGACTTCTCGGGACAAGGTGAGGGCTTCGTGCGTGACGGCCGCGTCGTGTACGTCAGCTTCAACTATCGGCTCGGGCCGCTCGGCTACCTCGACTTCAGCCGCTACTCGACCCGTGACCGATCGTTCGCGAGCAATCTCGGACTTCGCGACCAGGTGGCACTGCTCAAATGGGTGCGTGAGAACATCGGTGCTTTCGGGGGCGACGCCGAGAACGTGACGGTGTTCGGCGCCTCGGCGGGTGGCAACGCCGTGACGACCCTGATGGCAACGCCGTCCGCGCGGGGGCTGTTCGCACGGGCCATCGCCCAGAGCCCGCCACCGGGTGCCGTGTACCCGTCCTCGATGAGTCGGCGATGGGCGGGAGAGTACGTCCAGATCCTCCGCCAGATGCTCGAGTCTCGCGCGAGTCGAGACACACGAGGGTCTCCTGAAGAGCCCCCCGCCCTCCGATCGGCGCACCAGCTGCTTCTGGCCGCGTCGCCGAGCGATCTCGTCGCGGCCTGCACGGCGCTCCAGATCCGCACGCCGGACGCCTACCCCGGCACGTTCTGCCTCGCCCCGGTCATCGATGGCGACTTCCTGCCCCAGCATCCGATGCGGGCGTTCCGCGACGGCACTGCCCACCGCGTGCCGATCATCATCGGCACGAACAATCGCGAGGGCGCGATCTTCCGAGGCCGGGTCGACATCCTGCCGCGTACTCCCCCACGGATCGAGGCGCTCTTCGCGCGCGCCCCAGCCGGTTCTGCGCCTCGAATGCACATCGCCTATCCTGGCCTCCCCGCACGACGGGCCGCCGCGGACTTCGGAGGGGACTTCGGCTTCTGGTTCCCCAGCACACGAGTCGCCGACTATCACTCGCGCTTCGCCCCCACGTGGGCCTACCGCTTCGACATGGCCCCCCGACTGCTGAAGATCCTCGGCTTGGATGCCACCCACGGCGTCGAGATGTTCGCGCTGTTCGCGCGCACCGACCTTACGATGGCGCGAATCATCACGGGGTTCGGCGGGGCGGAGGAGTACGCGGCGGCCGGCCGGCGGATGCGGACGATGTGGCTGCGATTCGCGGCAGGCGCTCCGCCTGCGGAGACGTGGCCGCCCTACTGCGAGCCCGACCGGTCCACATTGATCATCGACGTGACGGACCGCGTCGAGAAGGATCCCCGCGATGAGCGGCGACGTGCGTGGGAACAGTTCCAGCCCGACACCGCCGGATGA
- a CDS encoding MmcQ/YjbR family DNA-binding protein, translating into MAVIEDVRALGGELERSYQVYVRGRLKFRVGQMVYVAFSLDESVMGFAFPKEERAALVGGNPRKFQMPSESDMRFSWVHAHLAFLDASEARELVVDAWRMVVPRKISHAYDLAHPNGPGAG; encoded by the coding sequence ATGGCAGTGATTGAGGATGTTCGGGCCCTGGGCGGCGAGCTGGAGCGGTCGTACCAGGTGTATGTGCGCGGAAGGTTGAAGTTTCGCGTGGGTCAGATGGTCTACGTGGCGTTCTCTCTCGACGAGAGTGTGATGGGTTTCGCCTTCCCGAAGGAGGAGCGGGCGGCGTTGGTCGGCGGCAACCCTCGCAAGTTCCAAATGCCGTCGGAGTCAGACATGCGCTTCAGCTGGGTCCACGCACATCTCGCGTTTCTGGACGCGAGCGAGGCTCGCGAGCTCGTCGTGGACGCGTGGCGCATGGTGGTCCCCAGGAAGATTTCTCACGCGTACGATCTCGCCCATCCCAACGGCCCAGGTGCGGGATGA